A portion of the Tachysurus vachellii isolate PV-2020 chromosome 14, HZAU_Pvac_v1, whole genome shotgun sequence genome contains these proteins:
- the LOC132857418 gene encoding uncharacterized protein LOC132857418 has protein sequence MFSGGCVLDMAEFMSGFNLQLMIGVISLSLLQNISADLLSVDPGENVTLFCNITNYSEISWYHMNSADVRQIISTTQGKVNKHFYIVYNEDKNHFTVTESSSSVSLVIIGVRDTDLGFYYCGGRNKEHIQFGKVISLNFTGGSRNETRSSSEDSDSHQTGGTENIWIIHMIIMFVCSISVLIIIICMCVFCSRVEGKLSSSLSSCCSHDTSSTEQDEKIHHDSSLYDRKFTGSVKINKASDLDCVTYVTFTSQPQRH, from the exons ATGTTCAGTGGAGGATGTGTGTTAGACATGGCAGAGTTCATGAGTGGGTTTAATCTACAGCTGATGATTG GTGTCATCAGTCTGAGTCTCCTTCAGAACATTTCAGCTGATCTGTTATCTGTTGATCCTGGAGAAAACGTCACTCTGTTCTGTAACATCACTAATTATTCAGAGATATCGTGGTATCACATGAACTCAGCAGATGTGAGGCAGATTATATCGACCACACAAGGGAAAGTGAACAAAcacttttatattgtttataatgaggATAAAAATCACTTTACTGTAACAGAAAGCAGCAGTTCAGTCAGTTTAGTGATTATTGGAGTTAGAGACACAGATCTGGGATTTTATTACTGTGGAGGTCGAAACAAGGAACACATTCAGTTTGGGAAAGTCATCAGTCTGAACTTTACAG gtGGCAGCAGAAATGAGACTCGTTCTTCATCAGAGGATTCAGATTCACACCAGACTGGAGGAACTGAGAACATCTGGATTATACATATGATCATAATGTTTGTGTGCTCCATCTCTGTCCTAATAATCAtcatctgcatgtgtgtgttctgcagcaGGGTGGAAG GaaaattatcatcatcattatcatcatgcTGCAGTCACGACACCAGCTCCACTGAACAG GACGAAAAGATTCATCATGACAGTTCGCTGTATGACAGAAAGTTCACAGGATCTGTTAAGATCAACAAAGCTTCAGATTTGGACTGTGTGACTTACGTAACCTTCACCTCACAGCCACAGAGACACTGA